One Nocardia iowensis DNA window includes the following coding sequences:
- a CDS encoding O-succinylhomoserine sulfhydrylase: MITGGAFDKPLPDGVGPATLGVRGGLRRSGFEETSEALYLTSGFVYESAEAAEAAFTGDVEHFVYSRYGNPTVAMFEERMRLLDGAEACFATASGMSAVFTALGALLGAGDRLVAARSLFGSCFVVCNEILPRWGVETVFVDGEDLGQWEQALSVPTKAVFFETPANPMQTLVDVRRVTELAHAAGAKVVLDNVFATPLLQRGFELGADVVVYSGTKHIDGQGRVLGGAILGEKDYIEGPVKTLMRHTGPALSPFNAWTLLKGLETMPLRVRHSTESALRIARYLETNKAVSWVKYPFLESHPQHGLATSQMSAGGTVVTFELNAPAHEAKKRAFEVLNRLRIVDISNNLGDAKSLITHPATTTHRAMGPEGRATIGLTDGVVRISVGLEDVEDLLADLDRALS; encoded by the coding sequence GTGATCACCGGTGGTGCGTTCGACAAGCCGCTGCCCGACGGCGTCGGTCCCGCGACGCTCGGCGTGCGAGGAGGGTTGCGGCGCTCCGGTTTCGAGGAAACCAGCGAGGCGCTGTACCTGACGTCCGGTTTCGTCTACGAGAGTGCGGAGGCCGCCGAGGCCGCGTTCACCGGCGACGTCGAGCATTTCGTCTACTCCCGCTACGGCAACCCGACGGTCGCCATGTTCGAGGAGCGGATGCGGCTGCTCGACGGTGCCGAAGCGTGTTTCGCGACCGCGAGCGGAATGTCCGCGGTATTCACCGCTTTGGGCGCGCTGCTCGGCGCCGGTGATCGACTTGTGGCCGCGCGCAGCCTGTTCGGGTCCTGCTTCGTGGTGTGCAACGAGATCCTGCCGCGCTGGGGAGTGGAGACCGTCTTCGTCGACGGCGAGGATCTGGGCCAGTGGGAGCAGGCACTGTCCGTGCCCACCAAGGCGGTGTTCTTCGAGACACCGGCCAATCCCATGCAGACCCTCGTCGACGTGCGCCGGGTCACCGAGCTCGCGCACGCCGCGGGCGCGAAAGTGGTGCTGGACAACGTCTTTGCCACACCGCTGCTGCAGCGGGGCTTCGAACTCGGCGCCGACGTGGTCGTCTACTCGGGCACCAAGCACATCGACGGCCAGGGTCGGGTGCTCGGCGGGGCCATCCTCGGCGAGAAGGACTACATCGAGGGTCCGGTGAAAACCCTGATGCGCCATACCGGTCCGGCGCTCAGCCCGTTCAATGCGTGGACCCTGCTCAAGGGCTTGGAGACAATGCCGCTGCGGGTGCGTCATTCGACCGAGTCCGCGCTGCGCATCGCCCGCTACCTGGAGACCAACAAGGCCGTCAGCTGGGTGAAATACCCCTTCCTGGAATCACATCCGCAACACGGCCTGGCCACCAGCCAGATGAGCGCGGGCGGCACCGTGGTCACCTTCGAACTGAACGCGCCCGCGCACGAAGCCAAGAAGCGCGCGTTCGAAGTCCTCAACCGCCTCCGCATCGTCGACATCTCCAACAACCTCGGCGATGCCAAGTCCCTGATCACCCACCCCGCCACCACAACCCACCGCGCGATGGGCCCGGAAGGCCGCGCCACCATCGGCCTCACCGACGGCGTAGTCCGCATCTCGGTAGGCCTGGAGGACGTCGAAGATCTCCTCGCCGACCTCGACCGCGCGCTGAGTTAG
- a CDS encoding rhodanese-like domain-containing protein — translation MSYAGDITPQQAWELLRDNPEAVLVDVRTEAEWKFVGVPDTSSIERPTVLIEWVDTTGTRNSEFTEQLVTALDGHNPDAPVIFLCRSGQRSIGAAIAATQAGFATSYNVLEGFEGPVDEHGHRGGSGWRALGLPWRQS, via the coding sequence ATGAGTTATGCCGGTGACATCACCCCGCAGCAGGCCTGGGAATTGTTGCGGGACAACCCGGAAGCCGTTCTGGTCGATGTGCGTACCGAGGCCGAGTGGAAGTTCGTCGGCGTGCCCGACACCAGTTCGATCGAGCGCCCCACGGTGCTGATCGAGTGGGTCGACACCACCGGGACGCGCAACAGCGAGTTCACCGAGCAGCTGGTCACGGCGCTCGACGGACACAATCCGGACGCCCCGGTGATCTTCCTGTGTCGGTCCGGGCAGCGCTCCATCGGCGCGGCGATCGCCGCGACGCAGGCCGGGTTCGCCACCTCCTACAACGTGCTCGAGGGCTTCGAAGGCCCGGTCGACGAGCACGGGCACCGCGGCGGCAGTGGCTGGCGTGCCCTCGGCTTGCCCTGGCGGCAGTCATGA
- a CDS encoding FAD-dependent oxidoreductase, whose amino-acid sequence MTEQNAASRPLRIAIVGAGPAGIYAADALMKSDAEVSIDLFERMPAPFGLIRYGVAPDHPRIKGIITALHKVLDKPQVRLLGNIDYGTDITLDDLRTFYDAVIFSTGANADRALGIPGIGLDGSYGAADFVSWYDGHPDVPRTWPLDAEKVAVLGVGNVALDVARVLAKTGDELLPTEIPPNVYAGLKANKALEVHVFGRRGPAQAKFTPLELRELDHSPTIEVIVDPEDIEYDEGSEAARRHSKQVDMIANTLEQWAIRDVGDRPHKLFLHFFESPAEILGENGKVVGLRTERTQLDGTGNVKGTGVFKEWDVQAVYRAVGYLSQNLTNLPFDDQAGTVPNEAGRVIADENADGADRYIPATYVTGWIKRGPVGLIGHTKGDANETVACLLDDSANFTPAARPELDAVTEFLESKGIPFTTWQGWYRLDAHERSLGEPEGRERVKVVEREDMLRASEPHKV is encoded by the coding sequence ATGACCGAACAGAATGCAGCGAGCCGCCCGCTCCGCATCGCGATCGTTGGCGCCGGACCGGCCGGGATCTACGCCGCCGACGCCTTGATGAAGTCCGATGCCGAGGTGAGCATCGACCTGTTCGAGCGCATGCCCGCGCCGTTCGGGCTGATCCGCTACGGCGTCGCGCCGGACCATCCGCGCATCAAGGGCATCATCACCGCCCTGCACAAGGTCCTCGACAAGCCGCAGGTGCGCCTGCTCGGCAACATCGACTACGGCACCGACATCACCCTCGATGATCTGCGCACGTTCTACGACGCGGTCATCTTCTCCACCGGCGCCAACGCCGACCGCGCGCTTGGCATCCCTGGCATCGGCCTGGACGGCTCCTACGGCGCCGCGGACTTCGTGTCCTGGTACGACGGTCACCCGGACGTCCCGCGCACCTGGCCGCTGGACGCGGAGAAGGTCGCCGTGCTCGGCGTCGGCAACGTCGCACTCGATGTGGCGCGGGTGCTGGCCAAGACCGGTGACGAGCTGCTGCCGACCGAGATCCCGCCGAACGTCTACGCGGGCCTCAAGGCCAACAAGGCGCTCGAGGTGCACGTGTTCGGCCGCCGTGGCCCGGCACAGGCCAAGTTCACCCCACTGGAGCTGCGCGAACTGGACCACTCGCCGACCATCGAGGTCATCGTCGATCCCGAGGACATCGAATACGACGAGGGCTCCGAGGCCGCGCGCCGCCACTCCAAGCAGGTCGACATGATCGCCAACACGCTGGAGCAGTGGGCGATTCGCGACGTCGGCGACCGGCCACACAAGCTGTTCCTGCACTTCTTCGAGTCGCCCGCCGAGATCCTCGGCGAGAACGGCAAGGTGGTCGGCCTGCGCACCGAGCGCACCCAGCTCGACGGCACCGGCAACGTCAAGGGCACCGGCGTGTTCAAGGAATGGGACGTGCAGGCGGTCTACCGGGCCGTCGGCTACCTGTCGCAGAACCTGACCAACCTGCCGTTCGACGACCAGGCGGGCACCGTGCCCAACGAGGCGGGGCGCGTCATCGCCGACGAGAACGCCGACGGCGCGGACCGCTACATCCCGGCCACCTACGTCACCGGCTGGATCAAGCGCGGCCCGGTCGGCCTCATCGGCCACACCAAGGGCGACGCCAACGAGACGGTGGCCTGCCTGCTCGACGACAGCGCGAACTTCACCCCGGCCGCGCGGCCGGAGCTGGACGCCGTCACCGAGTTCCTGGAGAGCAAGGGCATTCCGTTCACCACCTGGCAGGGCTGGTACCGCCTCGACGCGCACGAGCGTTCGCTCGGCGAGCCTGAGGGCCGCGAGCGCGTCAAGGTGGTCGAGCGGGAAGACATGCTGCGGGCCAGCGAGCCGCACAAGGTCTGA
- a CDS encoding amidohydrolase family protein encodes MFDAHLHIFDPRFPRFENEGYLPDPFTIADYRKRMSRFDVGGGAVVSGSFQGTDQTYLKAALAELGAGWVGVTRLDLDATDDEIIELDRIGVRGLRFNLKRAAADITGMTLQALRAHELVGWHVEVYIDGQMLASLQPVISKLPVFAVDHLGMSEEGLPYLLDLVDRGARVKATGFGRVAMNVADTLRRIHAVNPEALMFGTDLPGTRAGRPFRDSDVDLICDVVGTDMFAVLEDNARAFYRLPARVRPLPADPAPTRPLHHSDQPTLPIRRDTLPKLQAADTIPLPVIE; translated from the coding sequence GTGTTCGATGCCCATCTCCACATCTTCGATCCGCGGTTCCCGCGGTTCGAGAACGAGGGCTACCTGCCCGACCCGTTCACCATCGCCGACTATCGAAAGCGCATGTCGCGCTTCGATGTCGGCGGCGGTGCCGTGGTCAGTGGTTCCTTTCAGGGCACCGACCAGACCTATCTGAAGGCGGCCCTCGCCGAACTCGGTGCGGGCTGGGTCGGTGTCACCAGGCTCGACCTGGACGCCACCGACGACGAGATCATCGAACTGGACCGCATCGGCGTCCGCGGCCTGCGCTTCAATCTGAAGCGGGCCGCCGCGGACATCACCGGCATGACCCTGCAGGCGCTGCGCGCGCACGAACTCGTCGGCTGGCACGTCGAGGTCTACATCGACGGCCAGATGCTGGCCTCGCTGCAGCCGGTCATCTCCAAACTTCCCGTCTTCGCCGTCGACCACCTCGGCATGTCCGAGGAGGGCCTGCCCTACCTGCTCGATCTGGTCGACCGCGGCGCGCGGGTGAAGGCAACGGGCTTCGGTCGGGTTGCGATGAACGTCGCCGACACCCTGCGCCGCATCCACGCGGTCAACCCCGAGGCCCTGATGTTCGGCACCGACCTGCCGGGCACCCGCGCGGGCCGCCCCTTCCGGGACTCCGACGTCGACCTCATCTGCGACGTCGTCGGCACCGACATGTTCGCCGTCCTCGAGGACAACGCCCGCGCCTTCTACCGCCTCCCCGCCCGGGTCCGCCCCCTCCCCGCCGACCCGGCCCCCACCCGCCCGCTGCACCACAGCGACCAGCCGACCCTCCCCATCCGCCGCGACACCCTCCCCAAACTCCAAGCGGCAGACACCATTCCGCTGCCCGTCATCGAGTAG
- a CDS encoding DUF456 domain-containing protein: MTVGGEVLIGLVILVGLLGVIIPVLPGVILILAAIGVWAFLTGGATAWTVFAVSAALLVLSGVIKYTWPGRKMKDAGVANRSLVLGAVLGIIGFFVIPVLGLFVGFVLGVYLAELHRLRIPQQAWQATLHALKGVGLSILIELFGALLATAVWLIGAIAT; the protein is encoded by the coding sequence ATGACGGTCGGGGGCGAGGTTCTCATCGGCCTGGTCATCCTCGTCGGCCTGCTCGGCGTCATCATCCCGGTCCTGCCCGGCGTCATCCTGATCCTCGCCGCCATCGGCGTCTGGGCCTTCCTGACCGGCGGCGCGACCGCATGGACCGTCTTTGCCGTCAGCGCCGCCCTGCTGGTCCTGTCCGGTGTCATCAAATACACCTGGCCCGGCCGCAAGATGAAGGACGCGGGCGTCGCCAACCGCTCCCTCGTACTCGGCGCGGTCCTCGGCATCATCGGCTTCTTCGTCATCCCCGTGCTAGGCCTGTTCGTCGGCTTCGTCCTCGGCGTGTACCTCGCCGAACTCCACCGCCTCCGCATCCCCCAACAGGCCTGGCAGGCAACCCTGCACGCCCTCAAAGGCGTAGGCCTGTCAATCCTGATAGAACTCTTCGGCGCCCTCCTCGCCACCGCCGTCTGGCTGATCGGCGCCATCGCCACCTAG
- a CDS encoding CaiB/BaiF CoA transferase family protein: protein MSTPSTAVKGPLAGIKVIELAGIGPGPHAALLLADLGADVVRVQRAGQLPGGFDRPQLRGRTIVEANLKDPADIERVLGLIEKADVLIEGFRPGVTERMGLGPDAALARNPRLVYGRMTGWGQEGPLADRAGHDINYISITGVLHAIGRKGERPVPPLNMVGDFGGGSMFLVFGLLAALVERQSSGKGQVVDAAMVDGALALSHMIWGMRGHGAWSDERGVNLLDTGMSFYDTYETADGKYMAVGAIEPQFYAQLLAGLEIDPDGLPYQIDPAGQETLKKLFAERFRSKTRDEWAAIFVGTDACVSPVLTFEEATKDEHIAARGSLIEVDNITQHAPAPRFSRTPNGIPTPPPTEATPIESVWAS from the coding sequence GTGAGCACTCCATCCACCGCCGTCAAGGGCCCGCTCGCGGGCATCAAGGTCATCGAGCTGGCCGGCATCGGCCCAGGTCCACACGCCGCTCTGCTGCTGGCCGACCTGGGCGCCGACGTGGTCCGGGTCCAGCGCGCAGGCCAGTTGCCCGGCGGATTCGACCGCCCGCAACTGCGCGGGCGGACCATCGTCGAGGCCAATCTGAAGGACCCGGCCGACATCGAGAGGGTGCTCGGGCTGATCGAGAAGGCGGACGTGCTCATCGAGGGCTTCCGGCCTGGCGTGACCGAACGCATGGGGCTCGGCCCGGACGCCGCACTCGCCCGCAACCCACGACTGGTCTATGGCCGGATGACCGGGTGGGGCCAGGAGGGCCCGCTCGCCGATCGCGCCGGACACGACATCAACTACATCTCCATCACCGGCGTGCTGCACGCCATCGGCCGCAAGGGTGAGCGCCCGGTGCCGCCGCTGAACATGGTCGGCGACTTCGGTGGCGGCTCGATGTTCTTGGTGTTCGGCCTGCTCGCCGCGCTGGTCGAGCGGCAGAGCTCGGGTAAGGGACAGGTCGTCGATGCCGCCATGGTCGATGGCGCACTTGCCCTTTCGCACATGATCTGGGGCATGCGCGGGCACGGCGCGTGGTCCGACGAGCGCGGCGTGAACCTGCTCGACACCGGAATGTCGTTCTACGACACCTACGAAACCGCCGACGGCAAGTACATGGCGGTCGGCGCCATCGAGCCGCAGTTCTACGCGCAGCTGCTGGCGGGCCTGGAAATCGACCCCGACGGTCTGCCCTATCAGATCGATCCGGCGGGCCAGGAAACGCTGAAAAAGCTTTTCGCGGAACGCTTCCGGTCCAAGACCCGGGACGAGTGGGCGGCGATCTTCGTCGGCACCGACGCGTGCGTCTCGCCGGTTCTCACCTTCGAGGAAGCCACCAAGGACGAACACATCGCGGCCCGTGGCTCGTTGATCGAGGTCGACAACATCACCCAGCACGCGCCCGCCCCGCGCTTCTCGCGCACCCCGAACGGCATCCCCACGCCGCCACCCACGGAGGCGACGCCGATCGAATCCGTTTGGGCGAGCTGA
- a CDS encoding SDR family NAD(P)-dependent oxidoreductase, with product MTSSGKTALITGASSGIGAEYAAALAARGDDLVLVARSLSRLEALAAQLRQRHGIRVEVIGQDLTVPDAAARVVNELAARQLSIDVLINNAGFGSAGRFEDLDADREQAQLMINVVALAGLTRRLLPGMLERGGGEIINVASTAGLQPAPYFATYASGKAFVLNFSLALWSEYHGRGIKVLAVCPGPTETPFFETVGTRDAALGRMGTAAQVVRTSLRALERNKGYVVPGAANFAAAHLMPRRPRTLVARIAKLVTRGVADGGRPISAEPASVAA from the coding sequence ATGACAAGCTCAGGAAAAACCGCTCTCATCACCGGCGCATCGTCGGGTATCGGCGCGGAGTACGCTGCCGCCTTGGCCGCCCGCGGCGACGACCTCGTGCTGGTCGCCCGATCGCTGTCGCGGCTGGAAGCCCTTGCCGCACAACTGCGCCAGCGGCACGGCATCCGTGTCGAGGTGATCGGCCAAGACCTCACCGTGCCCGACGCCGCCGCCCGGGTGGTGAACGAGCTTGCCGCACGGCAACTTTCGATCGACGTGCTGATCAACAACGCGGGCTTCGGCAGCGCGGGCCGTTTCGAAGACCTCGACGCCGATCGCGAGCAGGCGCAACTGATGATCAATGTCGTTGCGCTGGCGGGGCTTACCCGTCGACTGCTGCCGGGCATGCTCGAGCGCGGCGGCGGCGAAATCATCAACGTCGCGTCGACCGCCGGTTTGCAGCCCGCCCCGTATTTCGCGACGTACGCCTCCGGAAAGGCATTCGTGCTGAACTTCAGCCTGGCGCTGTGGAGCGAATATCATGGCCGCGGCATCAAAGTCCTCGCGGTCTGCCCCGGCCCGACGGAGACTCCGTTCTTCGAAACCGTCGGTACCCGCGACGCGGCCCTCGGCCGCATGGGAACCGCCGCCCAGGTGGTCCGGACCTCGCTGCGCGCACTGGAACGCAACAAGGGCTACGTCGTTCCTGGCGCGGCGAACTTCGCTGCCGCACACTTGATGCCGCGGCGCCCACGAACCCTGGTCGCCCGGATCGCCAAGCTGGTTACTCGCGGCGTGGCCGACGGCGGCCGTCCGATCAGCGCGGAGCCCGCTTCGGTCGCCGCCTGA
- a CDS encoding TetR/AcrR family transcriptional regulator codes for MPSTSARPLRADAERTVRVILDAAERVLSENPNATLEQIAEAAGVARTTVHRRFANRDDLVRTMAVAAWRRIEAAVDAARPQTAPPLVALHQATANVIEIKYGASYALDRVDSTDSEVAALQTAVFAKCDAVLARARADGLIAADADPVWVRRVYLALIAETVHGNTELDRSTDPDTLAGRVIDTLLGGVGTGRRQ; via the coding sequence ATGCCGTCCACCTCGGCCCGACCATTGCGCGCCGACGCCGAACGCACCGTCCGCGTCATCCTGGATGCGGCGGAGCGAGTGTTGAGCGAGAACCCCAACGCGACACTGGAACAGATCGCCGAGGCCGCCGGAGTCGCCAGGACCACCGTGCACCGTCGCTTCGCCAACCGCGACGACCTGGTGCGCACCATGGCCGTCGCCGCGTGGCGACGGATCGAGGCGGCGGTGGATGCCGCGCGGCCGCAGACGGCACCGCCACTGGTCGCGCTGCATCAGGCCACCGCGAATGTCATCGAGATCAAGTACGGGGCGTCGTACGCACTCGACCGCGTCGACAGCACCGACTCCGAGGTCGCCGCCCTACAGACGGCCGTCTTCGCGAAATGCGATGCGGTGCTGGCCAGGGCGCGCGCGGACGGCCTGATCGCCGCCGATGCCGACCCGGTCTGGGTGCGCCGGGTCTACCTCGCGCTGATCGCCGAGACCGTGCACGGGAACACGGAACTGGACCGGTCCACCGACCCGGATACCCTGGCGGGGCGGGTCATCGACACCCTCCTCGGTGGCGTGGGCACCGGCCGACGCCAGTAG
- a CDS encoding PLP-dependent aminotransferase family protein, giving the protein MATRVIGAGTLARDLGRWRNVNDDGEIESSRRPARPAYLALAEGIRLLIHDGRAPLGVALPSERDLAATLGVSRTTITSTYSLLRENGYLISRQGSRSTVALPRDVQHDGSKPARSILAMMAASELPTIDMTYAAMAAPMEMQEAYSVALEGLPAYLGTHGMDPVGVLALREAIARRFTERGLPTEPDQILVTLGAQHGLRLLLNVLTAPAARVLIDHPTYPNAIEAIRDVGARPVPVPLRPELPEQGWDLDGIRSAARQTAASLAYLVPDFNNPTGLLLDAEGRAELAAIARETRMTVVIDESMADLRLAGQAQQPPVAAFAKGNEIVTIGSASKSFWGGLRVGWIRTNQPLITKLLGIRSTVDLGTPVMDQLATVHLLANAGTILDRRRDQLRAQRAALIDAVAEELPDWRLNYGAGGMSVWAQLPAPVSTALAATAPNHGVLLAAGPRFGVQGAFERFIRLPFTHQEPELRLAVKAIAAAYDALTPRAADPLQPLTCY; this is encoded by the coding sequence ATGGCGACGCGAGTTATCGGAGCGGGCACCCTGGCTCGTGACCTGGGCCGGTGGCGGAATGTGAACGACGACGGCGAGATCGAATCGTCTCGGCGTCCCGCGCGCCCGGCGTATCTCGCGCTGGCCGAGGGCATTCGGCTGCTGATCCATGACGGACGGGCACCGCTCGGTGTCGCGCTGCCCAGCGAACGCGATCTCGCGGCCACCCTCGGGGTCAGTCGCACGACGATCACCTCCACCTACTCCCTGCTCCGCGAGAACGGCTACCTGATCAGCCGCCAGGGCTCGCGCAGCACCGTGGCCCTGCCGCGCGACGTGCAGCACGACGGCAGCAAACCGGCCAGGAGCATCCTGGCGATGATGGCGGCTTCCGAGCTGCCGACCATCGACATGACCTATGCCGCGATGGCCGCGCCGATGGAAATGCAGGAGGCGTATTCGGTTGCGCTGGAGGGTCTTCCGGCCTACCTCGGCACCCACGGCATGGACCCGGTCGGCGTGCTCGCGCTGCGTGAGGCGATCGCCCGTCGCTTCACCGAGCGCGGTCTGCCCACCGAGCCGGATCAGATCCTGGTCACCCTCGGCGCCCAGCACGGCCTGCGTTTGCTGCTCAATGTCCTCACCGCGCCCGCCGCCCGGGTGCTCATCGACCATCCCACCTACCCGAACGCCATCGAGGCGATCCGGGACGTCGGCGCCAGGCCGGTGCCGGTGCCGCTGCGCCCCGAGTTGCCGGAGCAGGGCTGGGATCTGGACGGAATCCGCAGTGCCGCAAGGCAGACCGCGGCGAGCCTGGCCTACCTGGTGCCGGACTTCAACAACCCGACCGGCCTGCTGCTCGACGCGGAGGGGCGCGCGGAACTGGCCGCCATCGCCAGGGAAACCAGGATGACCGTGGTGATCGACGAGTCGATGGCCGATCTACGCCTGGCCGGCCAGGCCCAGCAGCCGCCGGTCGCCGCCTTCGCCAAGGGCAACGAGATCGTCACCATCGGTTCGGCTTCGAAGTCGTTCTGGGGCGGCCTGCGGGTCGGCTGGATCCGCACCAATCAGCCGCTGATCACCAAACTGCTCGGCATCCGCTCCACGGTCGACCTCGGCACCCCGGTGATGGACCAGCTGGCCACCGTCCACCTGCTGGCTAACGCGGGCACCATCCTCGACCGCCGTCGCGATCAACTGCGTGCCCAGCGCGCCGCGCTGATCGACGCTGTCGCCGAAGAACTTCCGGACTGGCGCCTCAATTACGGCGCGGGCGGCATGTCCGTCTGGGCGCAGCTGCCCGCCCCCGTGTCCACCGCGCTGGCCGCCACCGCGCCCAACCATGGCGTATTGCTCGCTGCCGGGCCGCGATTCGGGGTCCAGGGCGCCTTCGAACGCTTTATCCGCCTGCCTTTCACGCACCAGGAACCCGAACTCCGGTTGGCGGTCAAGGCGATTGCCGCGGCCTATGACGCGCTGACACCGCGCGCCGCCGATCCGCTGCAGCCGCTCACCTGCTACTGA
- a CDS encoding methylated-DNA--[protein]-cysteine S-methyltransferase: MDPSCLPAEATLFDTTIGICAIAWSGATVIRFQLPEASPAATRARITRRRAGLPDDEVREETPTGVIAEAITGIRAHLAGELDDLRWIPLDTSGIPEFHRAVYDVTRAIAPGRTLTYGQVADRIGAPGAAQAVGQALGRNPIPLIIPCHRVLAADNALTGFSAPGGVTTKQRLLEIERTPGFGEPTLF, encoded by the coding sequence ATCGACCCCAGTTGCCTGCCCGCCGAGGCAACACTCTTCGACACCACGATCGGCATCTGCGCGATCGCGTGGAGCGGTGCGACCGTGATCCGGTTCCAGCTCCCCGAGGCAAGCCCGGCCGCAACCCGTGCGCGCATCACGCGCCGCCGCGCCGGCCTGCCGGACGACGAGGTCCGCGAAGAGACCCCCACCGGCGTGATCGCCGAGGCCATCACCGGCATTCGCGCCCACCTGGCCGGCGAACTCGACGACCTGCGCTGGATCCCCCTGGACACCAGCGGGATTCCGGAATTCCACCGCGCCGTCTACGACGTGACCCGCGCCATCGCTCCCGGACGCACCCTTACCTACGGCCAGGTGGCCGATCGCATCGGCGCGCCGGGTGCAGCGCAGGCGGTCGGACAAGCCTTGGGCCGCAATCCGATTCCCCTCATCATCCCGTGCCACCGGGTGCTCGCCGCCGACAATGCCCTGACCGGTTTCTCCGCTCCCGGCGGCGTCACCACCAAGCAGCGGCTGCTGGAGATCGAACGCACCCCGGGGTTCGGTGAACCAACCCTGTTCTGA
- a CDS encoding alpha/beta fold hydrolase, with protein sequence METVTSADGTVIAYDHYEGHAGTVILIGGAFGYRKFGKMVELAEALNEQYGLTVLNYDRRGRGDSGDSTGYDVEREIDDIAALVEAAGGSATLFGWSSGAALALRAAGSGRILGVTKVVAFEPPFVVDQDGFVPAADLATTLHELVAADRRAETVRFYMTKAMGVPRALVTVMRFTPFWKHLLATANSTPHDWAVMHEFMRGEPLRPEDWVGVKAQTLVIAGAKSDALLRKGARAIAAVLPDAEFQEIPKLSHNPNVDLLAPAAGEFLTGTTENIN encoded by the coding sequence GTGGAGACCGTGACCTCCGCCGACGGAACCGTGATCGCGTACGACCACTACGAGGGCCACGCCGGAACAGTGATCCTGATCGGTGGCGCCTTCGGCTACCGGAAATTCGGCAAGATGGTCGAGCTGGCCGAGGCGCTCAACGAGCAGTACGGCCTCACTGTCCTCAACTACGACCGGCGCGGCCGCGGCGACAGCGGGGACTCGACCGGCTATGACGTCGAACGCGAGATCGACGACATCGCCGCGCTGGTCGAGGCGGCGGGCGGGTCGGCGACGCTGTTCGGCTGGTCCTCCGGTGCGGCACTGGCGCTGCGGGCGGCCGGTTCCGGCCGGATCCTTGGAGTCACCAAGGTCGTCGCCTTCGAGCCGCCGTTCGTGGTGGACCAGGACGGCTTCGTCCCGGCCGCCGATCTGGCGACGACGCTGCACGAACTGGTCGCCGCCGATCGCCGGGCCGAAACCGTGCGCTTCTACATGACCAAGGCGATGGGCGTCCCCCGCGCGCTGGTCACCGTCATGCGCTTCACGCCGTTCTGGAAGCACCTGTTGGCGACCGCGAACTCGACCCCGCACGACTGGGCCGTCATGCACGAGTTCATGCGCGGCGAACCACTCCGCCCCGAAGACTGGGTAGGCGTCAAAGCCCAAACGCTGGTGATCGCGGGCGCCAAGAGCGACGCGTTACTCCGCAAGGGCGCCAGAGCGATCGCCGCTGTCCTCCCCGACGCCGAGTTCCAGGAAATCCCGAAGCTCAGCCACAATCCGAATGTCGATCTTCTCGCTCCGGCGGCAGGCGAATTCCTCACCGGCACAACGGAAAACATCAATTAA